A single genomic interval of Dysidea avara chromosome 8, odDysAvar1.4, whole genome shotgun sequence harbors:
- the LOC136264087 gene encoding uncharacterized protein, whose translation MIAPVILKMTNFTKMMEWNSTYFFAFAKDCSNALFVHVKVDGWHISVWVMSICEARLYGEINVYVLNQICDSNHFVKSFGVHGKENTSMMMMSDKAVCGDDNFMTVKYLRESDYLTNDTVFLKVTYHTLSIDRIMGSGARAHKVDYLFTSFMILIVTCVKFTFP comes from the coding sequence ATGATAGCACCAGTTATTTTAAAGATGACCAACTTTACGAAGATGATGGAGTGGAACAGTACTTATTTCTTTGCCTTTGCAAAAGACTGTTCAAATGCATTATTTGTGCACGTCAAAGTTGATGGATGGCATATATCTGTTTGGGTGATGTCAATTTGTGAAGCTAGATTGTATGGAGAGATTAACGTATATGTTCTCAATCAAATCTGTGACAGTAATCATTTTGTGAAGAGTTTTGGAGTGCATGGTAAAGAAAATACCAGTATGATGATGATGTCTGATAAAGCAGTCTGTGGTGACGATAACTTTATGACTGTCAAATACTTACGTGAAAGTGACTATCTTACGAATGATACTGTTTTCTTAAAGGTCACATACCATACTTTAAGCATTGATCGCATTATGGGTTCTGGTGCTCGTGCTCACAAAGTGGATTATCTTTTTACATCTTTTATGATTTTGATAGTAACATGTGTTAAATTTACTTTTCCATAG
- the LOC136264809 gene encoding NFX1-type zinc finger-containing protein 1-like has protein sequence MGKRRKRNCSHLSDTVALQQPVKRLKSSSKYDSDDVTILHSNCEYEEQYHQYVYQNILPNMQELKIKHHISPHVKPLPRNGKYKNWHQYLSLQFNLLREDFIAPLRRGIWNCTSIGGTKDQTDVKVYHQARFTRMEFKSVGILLCVSFEVTKKISLINGSLLCFSSDNFKTILFATVAHRDEKSVNEGEILVKIESDIDHLSVLGMDKDGWILEQKVYTMIKLVPHFETYDSVLKSLRNANPKTMPFTKYLINYNYNSRMLNPTYLRRNTVFNMKMLLNPKTKHPYYFDITSSNSWPCFSETSTVLNEAQYEAVCRALTQEVSLIQGPPGTGKTHVGHKIIEILLSNVRHQRNSPILVVCYTNQALDHLLEKTVTFKKKQASKMDSFYHGGLKEYLSFNPRQIVRLGRGSNPTAMKYSLHYLEKVDKVTTRKKGQNIDKERERLSGLIGQIVYLNKKVQHELKFLCDNTPSIKQLSEFIDPVHLKQLQTICSTPEHCIAVWLKKQLNFNKIQCSQSKKVSTFSLSKFHHKRDINLCQAQVQVIYTESEVKSITDITILSRNDREKLLYYWVNLYHQNHYNKLHSLIDQYKYINRIYWDLYNKKTIELLQQAHVIFATTTGIAKNKHLIEQVQPKVVIVEEAAEVLESHIASCLTAETEQLILIGDHKQLEPKPHENILAGKYGLSISLFQRLIKAKFPSVTLQCQRRMRPEIANLIRPHIYSKLEDDDSVSDYEDIKGVTSNIYFFDHEYHEGQHENSTSYYNRKEAHLIAALCEYFLKQDYNPSKITIIAAYKTQVEELITLIPTAINGLNDRGSNKENDVITPEGIVVTTVDNFQGKENDIIILSLVRNNKDDVLGFLNKENRTCVALSRAKKGLYCFGNFRLLFNNSPLWKKILLYLEEKKQVGSTLQLCCATHPESITTITKYTDFKKLPPDGGCWLQCNTKLSCGHKCTRSCHIKDQKHNNYQCKQPCLRKCLQCGSPCKQKCFMECKICETPVNKKLPLCGHIQLVPCWMKPGEFKCQRKCNKICTNGHPCPLKCSDECGDCMETSVEIRSCGHEVTLYCSKNYVMPTTCSKPCEKKCTTNKTPHKCNKLCSEICGNCESLVEVMLPWCGHRQEVPCYMQHRLKHFTNKIFCNAEVTKVVPSCGHKVTMPCGKDAAAFDCCTLVSHKLPCGHSKGIECYRLQGISKQKKMWLLASEKCHVEIKKVFSICNHVVDLPCSDKDLKECPVTCDAVLLCGHRCCGTCHECHQGRLHKPCMFHANKLLCGHQTTVSCGSSISQPYPKCSYRCERYCPHTQCSHKCQDACKPCHKPCTWRCRHYKCTRKCFESCNRQRCYHPCPHVNKCGHQCIGVCGEPCPNVCNICDEEKFSQLYMSLNKFKTKYNTKYIQLDCGHLFKVTELDPWIDARSKRFQLVSCPKCDTIIHFYHRYGNAIRRAHENTNEILCEINNTATVSVNLAKIEKLNSLLSKRLCIDEFESISSSTKYVFDTFYSLTCLNECSTGNSLIQDSLATLLRYLGENAESLSLQTIQDVTCEQRRIALWIMTCQLNSKTLDHADISTIEQIESFITKLDYVQHTNRLFPQRAKILYTKLSNIAKKHKVELLDKDYILTPMLPVMYTGKWRQCCEGHFYCIPQPPPDIWCEFLTAQRCPICWEQYEDDGDSEDLMDTDGESD, from the coding sequence ATGGGCAAACGTAGAAAGAGAAACTGCAGTCATCTATCAGATACAGTGGCATTGCAACAACCAGTAAAGAGGTTAAAATCCTCTAGTAAATATGACAGTGATGATGTCACAATACTGCATAGCAACTGTGAATATGAAGAACAATACCATCAATACGTCTACCAAAATATTTTACCTAATATGCAAGAGCTAAAAATAAAGCATCACATTTCACCACATGTCAAGCCATTGCCAAGAAATGGAAAATATAAAAATTGGCATCAATATTTGTCTTTACAATTTAATCTCTTACGAGAAGATTTTATTGCTCCATTGAGAAGAGGAATTTGGAATTGCACAAGTATTGGTGGTACCAAAGATCAAACTGACGTAAAAGTGTACCATCAAGCCAGATTTACACGAATGGAATTTAAAAGTGTTGgaatattactttgtgtctcCTTTGAGGTAACAAAAAAAATATCATTGATAAATGGGTCTCTACTTTGTTTCTCCTCTGATAACTTTAAAACCATTTTGTTTGCAACAGTAGCTCATCGAGATGAAAAGTCTGTGAATGAAGGAGAGATACTAGTAAAGATTGAGTCAGATATCGATCATCTAAGTGTATTAGGAATGGACAAAGATGGCTGGATCCTTGAGCAGAAAGTGTACACAATGATTAAATTGGTTCCTCATTTTGAAACTTATGACAGTGTTCTTAAGTCACTAAGAAATGCTAATCCCAAAACTATGCCTTTTACAAAATATCTTATTAATTACAACTATAATAGCAGAATGCTAAACCCTACATATTTGAGAAGAAACACTGTTTTCAATATGAAAATGCTGCTAAATCCAAAAACAAAGCACCCATACTATTTTGATATAACTAGTTCAAATTCTTGGCCTTGTTTCAGTGAGACTAGTACTGTTCTTAATGAAGCACAATATGAAGCAGTTTGTCGAGCACTTACACAAGAGGTGTCACTTATCCAGGGACCTCCTGGCACTGGAAAAACTCATGTTGGACACAAAATCATAGAAATATTGCTAAGCAATGTGAGGCATCAAAGAAATTCTCCAATACTAGTGGTCTGTTACACCAATCAAGCACTGGATCACCTACTAGAAAAAACTgtgacatttaaaaaaaaacaagcaaGCAAAATGGATTCATTTTACCATGGTGGCTTAAAAGAGTACCTTTCATTCAATCCACGTCAAATTGTCCGACTTGGCAGAGGTAGCAATCCAACAGCTATGAAATATTCATTGCATTACTTAGAAAAAGTTGATAAAGTTACAACAAGAAAGAAGGGACAAAACATTGATAAGGAAAGAGAGCGTTTGAGTGGATTGATAGGACAGATAGTATACTTGAATAAAAAAGTTCAACATGAGTTAAAGTTTCTTTGTGATAATACACCATCTATTAAACAGCTGTCAGAATTTATTGACCCAGTTCATCTTAAACAGCTTCAAACTATTTGCAGCACTCCTGAACACTGCATTGCAGTTTGGttgaaaaagcagctaaattttaacaaaattCAATGTTCACAGAGTAAGAAAGTTAGTACCTTTTCACTATCAAAGTTTCACCATAAAAGAGACATTAACCTTTGTCAAGCACAAGTGCAGGTAATTTACACAGAATCTGAAGTTAAATCTATTACTGACATTACTATTCTTTCAAGAAATGATAGAGAGAAGCTGCTTTATTACTGGGTCAACTTATATCATCAAAACCATTATAACAAGCTACACAGCTTGATTGATCAATACAAATACATTAATAGAATTTACTGGGATCTGTATAACAAGAAAACTATTGAATTGTTGCAGCAGGCACATGTAATATTTGCGACTACCACAGGCATAGCCAAGAATAAACACTTAATAGAACAAGTGCAGCCAAAGGTTGTCATTGTAGAAGAAGCAGCAGAAGTGTTGGAGTCTCACATTGCTTCTTGTCTTACAGCTGAAACTGAACAGCTAATTCTCATCGGAGACCATAAGCAACTAGAACCCAAACCACATGAAAATATTCTTGCAGGAAAATATGGATTAAGCATTTCACTTTTTCAAAGATTAATTAAAGCTAAATTTCCTTCTGTTACCCTTCAATGTCAACGCAGAATGAGACCAGAGATTGCTAACTTAATTCGTCCACATATATACTCAAAATTAGAAGATGATGATTCTGTTTCAGATTATGAAGACATTAAAGGTGTTACCTCCAATATTTATTTTTTTGATCATGAATATCATGAGGGTCAACATGAAAATTCTACATCCTATTATAATAGAAAAGAGGCACATCTTATTGCTGCACTATGTGAGTACTTCCTAAAACAAGACTATAACCCCAGTAAAATTACCATAATTGCTGCTTATAAAACTCAAGTAGAGGAGTTGATAACTCTAATACCCACTGCAATCAATGGTTTGAATGACAGGGGTAGTAATAAAGAAAATGATGTAATAACACCTGAGGGTATAGTGGTTACCACAGTTGATAATTTTCAAGGAAAAGAAAATGATATTATTATTCTATCTTTGGTCCGAAACAATAAAGATGATGTATTAGGTTTCTTGAATAAGGAAAATCGTACTTGTGTGGCACTGTCACGAGCTAAGAAAGGGCTCTATTGTTTTGGCAACTTCAGATTACTGTTTAATAATTCTCCTTTGTGGAAGAAGATTTTGCTTTATTTAGAAGAAAAGAAGCAAGTGGGTTCAACACTTCAATTATGTTGTGCTACCCATCCTGAATCAATTACAACTATTACAAAATATACAGACTTTAAAAAACTTCCACCAGATGGAGGTTGCTGGTTACAATGTAACACTAAACTTTCTTGTGGGCACAAATGTACAAGGAGCTGTCATATTAAAGATCAAAAGCACAACAATTatcaatgtaaacaaccatgtTTAAGGAAGTGCCTGCAATGTGGTAGTCCATGTAAGCAAAAATGCTTCATGGAATGCAAAATATGTGAGACTCCGGTTAACAAGAAACTACCCTTGTGCGGCCATATCCAACTTGTGCCATGCTGGATGAAACCAGGTGAATTTAAATGCCAAAGgaaatgtaataaaatttgtACCAATGGTCACCCATGTCCACTCAAGTGTTCTGATGAATGTGGTGACTGTATGGAAACATCTGTTGAAATTCGTAGTTGTGGTCATGAAGTTACACTATATTGTAGCAAAAACTATGTAATGCCTACGACTTGCTCTAAACCATGTGAGAAAAAGTGTACAACTAATAAAACTCCTCACAAGTGTAACAAACTTTGTTCTGAAATTTGTGGAAATTGTGAGTCACTTGTTGAAGTGATGCTACCTTGGTGTGGTCACAGACAAGAGGTGCCATGTTACATGCAACATAGACTGAAACATTTTACTAATAAAATTTTTTGCAATGCAGAAGTTACAAAAGTAGTTCCAAGCTGTGGTCATAAAGTCACAATGCCATGTGGTAAAGATGCTGCAGCTTTTGACTGCTGTACACTAGTTTCTCATAAACTACCATGTGGCCACAGTAAAGGCATAGAGTGCTACAGATTACAAGGCATATCAAAACAGAAGAAAATGTGGCTGTTAGCTTCAGAAAAATGCCATGTAGAAATTAAAAAGGTATTTTCCATATGCAATCATGTTGTTGACTTGCCATGCAGTGATAAAGACCTTAAGGAGTGTCCTGTTACTTGTGATGCTGTCTTACTCTGTGGCCAccgatgttgtggaacttgtcATGAATGTCACCAAGGAAGGCTACACAAGCCTTGCATGTTCCATGCTAACAAACTTCTGTGTGGTCATCAAACAACAGTTAGTTGTGGTAGCTCCATTTCACAACCTTATCCAAAATGTTCTTACCGATGTGAAAGATATTGTCCACACACACAATGCTCCCATAAATGCCAAGATGCTTGCAAGCCATGCCATAAACCCTGCACATGGAGATGCCGACATTACAAATGTACAAGAAAATGTTTTGAAAGTTGTAATCGTCAGCGATGTTATCACCCATGTCCACATGTTAACAAGTGTGGTCATCAGTGCATTGGAGTCTGTGGGGAACCATGTCCTAATGTGTGTAACATTTGTGATGAGGAGAAATTTTCACAGTTATACATGTCTTTGAACAAATTCAAAACAAAATACAATACCAAATACATTCAATTGGACTGTGGCCACTTGTTTAAAGTGACAGAACTTGATCCATGGATTGATGCTCGCTCAAAACGATTCCAATTGGTTTCTTGTCCAAAGTGTGACACAATAATACATTTTTATCATAGGTATGGCAATGCCATTAGAAGAGCACACGAGAACACTAATGAAATACTTTGTGAGATCAATAACACTGCAACAGTGAGTGTTAACTTGGCAAAAATAGAGAAGCTTAATAGCTTGCTTAGTAAACGTCTATGCATTGATGAGTTTGAAAGCATATCATCATCAACTAAATATGTTTTTGATACATTTTATTCTTTAACATGTTTAAACGAATGTTCAACAGGTAACTCTTTAATTCAAGATTCTTTAGCTACTCTACTAAGATATCTTGGAGAAAACGCTGAATCATTATCACTACAAACCATTCAAGATGTAACATGTGAACAAAGACGCATAGCACTCTGGATCATGACCTGCCAATTAAATAGTAAAACACTTGATCATGCAGACATATCCACTATTGAGCAGATTGAAAGTTTCATAACAAAGTTAGACTATGTACAACACACTAACCGACTGTTTCCTCAGAGAGCAAAAATCCTTTACACAAAATTATCAAATATAGCCAAGAAGCATAAGGTGGAACTGCTGGATAAGGACTACATACTAACTCCAATGTTGCCAGTAATGTACACTGGAAAATGGAGGCAATGTTGTGAAGGCCATTTCTATTGTATACCTCAACCACCACCAGATATCTGGTGTGAGTTTTTGACTGCTCAAAGATGTCCTATTTGCTGGGAGCAATATGAAGATGACGGTGATTCTGAAGACCTGATGGACACTGATGGAGAAAGTGATTGA